atagagtcgtcttgctcgcacttgtgtaaaacgctatagcgctgtcaaatctttaatgaagtctctaattaatgcggcagtgtcatccCACTATAATTAATGCGGCAATGTCATGCCAGTATTAGTATTTGTGCTGGGCGACAAAGAGGCTGGCATTTGCGGCGTACGATGGAATCGAGCCGGCCACATATTGACCCTGGCAGGCCAGGGCATTAGCCTGTGGGAGCGGGAAGGATGGGGATTTTGGTTGGGATTAATTAGgtttagtgtttttttttgtttttccaattACAAAAAAGCGAAGCATTATGTAATGAAGGCATGTTATGAGTGATTTCAGCTTGGCAAAGGCAGCTACTTGTTAATTAATGTTAATTAGTTACCACATCAAAGTTAATTCTTTGCCAGAGAGAAGAGAATATGGCAGGATTTTTCAGTAGGTATGATCATCGATATGCAAGGTATCTTTTCCGGCAGCACTTTCAACAGAACCAGCTTCGTAAAGCCCACAAGTAGCCAAACCATTAGCCTAGGGCATGAGGATATATGAGTTGgggttttaaaattatgaaagtGTGGATAGTGTGGGAaatttttagtaaataaaattttaaaatatgacgTTGAATGGTGATGAACAAAGTAACCAATTAATAAATTAGGTTTAGTCAatgataaattaataaaatgaatataatggttaaaagaaaactatttttaattgtttagtTCTGAAACTAATATTCTTAAATGAAGCTCGAGATAAGGAACACATATATTAAAGTTCAAGAGCAAAATATTTCGAATAGATTAAGCATCGATAATGGTATTGATAAGTGCTATTGAGTGGGGGAATATGGGAATGGTTAGATATTGGGATTATATTTTGGGAGTGGGAACGTGGATCAGCGGTTTATAAAGGCGTAATAATTCCTTAGACCGATtaaaccattaaaaaaaaattcgttCAAAGCAATAACCCAGCATTTCCGGCACTCCATGTGCCGACACCACTTAGTCTACACCCGATCCTATATACATAAACTTAAGTATTTAACCGAAGACTTACCTTAGCGCGCTTAAGCAGCTCGTTCTGGCCGGCAGCAATGTTCTCCTTCTTGCCACCCCAGGCACGCAGGACGGAAGCCTGCAGGGCACGGCCGTAGGAGAAGGTAAGGGCCCATGGGCGGCCCAGGGGAACGTTGTTGATGGCGCTCAGGTTGACGGTGGCCTCCTCCTCGGACTGTCCACCAGACAGGAAGGTCACGCCTGTAAGCAGAATTAGATTAGATTGGTTCTATGGAAGATGCGCCGGAAAAGGTGTATCAGAAATCTAAATCTGTGACATCCTTAACTCTAATCTAATCCCGATCAGGACTCACCAGTAACAGCGGCGGGCACGGTGCGGCGCAGAGCCTGCACGGTGGCCAGGGCGATCTCCTCGGGGGTGTTCTTCTTGGCCGACTGTCCAGCGGTGACCATGTTGGGCTTCAGCAGAGTACCCTCCAGGTAGACGTGGTGGTCGCTCAGGGCCTTGTAGACGGCGGCCAGGACGGTCTCGGTGACCTTCTGGGCGCGGTCCAGATCGTGATCGCCATCGGGCAGAACCTCGGGCTCCACAATGGGGACGATGCGCTGCGACTGGCAGATGGAGGCGTAGCGGGCCAGGACATTGGCGTTCTCCAGGATGGACTGGTAAGAGGGGGTGTTCTTGCCGATCTTCAGCACACAACGCCACTTGGCGAAGTCGCAACCGTCCTTCTTGTACTGGGCGCAGCGGGCGGCCAGATCATCCAGACCCTGGGT
Above is a genomic segment from Drosophila kikkawai strain 14028-0561.14 chromosome 3R, DkikHiC1v2, whole genome shotgun sequence containing:
- the Ald1 gene encoding fructose-bisphosphate aldolase isoform X2, with translation MTTYFNYPSKELQDELRTIAQKIVAPGKGILAADESVSTMGKRLQDIGVENTDDNRRAYRQLLFSTDPKLAENISGVILFHETLYQKADDGTPFVDILKKKGIIPGIKVDKGVVPLFGSEDEVTTQGLDDLAARCAQYKKDGCDFAKWRCVLKIGKNTPSYQSILENANVLARYASICQSQRIVPIVEPEVLPDGDHDLDRAQKVTETVLAAVYKALSDHHVYLEGTLLKPNMVTAGQSAKKNTPEEIALATVQALRRTVPAAVTGVTFLSGGQSEEEATVNLSAINNVPLGRPWALTFSYGRALQASVLRAWGGKKENIAAGQNELLKRAKANALACQGQYVAGSIPSYAANASLFVAQHKY
- the Ald1 gene encoding fructose-bisphosphate aldolase isoform X3, translating into MTTYFNYPSKELQDELRTIAQKIVAPGKGILAADESVSTMGKRLQDIGVENTDDNRRAYRQLLFSTDPKLAENISGVILFHETLYQKADDGTPFVDILKKKGIIPGIKVDKGVVPLFGSEDEVTTQGLDDLAARCAQYKKDGCDFAKWRCVLKIGKNTPSYQSILENANVLARYASICQSQRIVPIVEPEVLPDGDHDLDRAQKVTETVLAAVYKALSDHHVYLEGTLLKPNMVTAGQSAKKNTPEEIALATVQALRRTVPAAVTGVTFLSGGQSEEEATVNLSAINNVPLGRPWALTFSYGRALQASVLRAWGGKKENIAAGQNELLKRAKANGLATCGLYEAGSVESAAGKDTLHIDDHTYANALACQGQYVAGSIPSYAANASLFVAQHKYANGDASVGKYVAGSAGAGSGSLFVANHAY
- the Ald1 gene encoding fructose-bisphosphate aldolase isoform X1, coding for MTTYFNYPSKELQDELRTIAQKIVAPGKGILAADESVSTMGKRLQDIGVENTDDNRRAYRQLLFSTDPKLAENISGVILFHETLYQKADDGTPFVDILKKKGIIPGIKVDKGVVPLFGSEDEVTTQGLDDLAARCAQYKKDGCDFAKWRCVLKIGKNTPSYQSILENANVLARYASICQSQRIVPIVEPEVLPDGDHDLDRAQKVTETVLAAVYKALSDHHVYLEGTLLKPNMVTAGQSAKKNTPEEIALATVQALRRTVPAAVTGVTFLSGGQSEEEATVNLSAINNVPLGRPWALTFSYGRALQASVLRAWGGKKENIAAGQNELLKRAKANGDASVGKYVAGSAGAGSGSLFVANHAY